From Roseburia hominis, the proteins below share one genomic window:
- a CDS encoding NCS2 family permease, with the protein MLEKLFKLKENNTTVKTEVLAGITTFMTMAYILAVNPSILAATGMDQGAVFTATALASFLGTVCMALFANYPFALAPGMGLNAYFAYTVVMGYGYSWQVALAAVFVEGVIFIVLSVTNVREAIFNAIPANLKAAVSVGIGLFIAFIGLQNAKIVIGGSTLLQLFSLDEYNQVNGVEATFNDVGITVLLAIIGVIITAIMVVKNIKGNILWGILITWILGIICQFAGIYVPNPELGFYGLLPDFSSGISIPSLAPVFCKMDFSSVFSLNFVVVIFAFLFVDLFDTIGTLIGVSSKAGMLDKEGKLPRIKGALLADAVATTAGAALGTSTTTTFVESASGVSEGGRTGLTAMTTAILFGLSLFLSPIFLAIPSFATAPALIVVGFYMFSNVVNINFNDFSEAIPCYICIAAMPFFYSISEGISMGVISYVGINLLTGKVKDKKISVLMYVLAVLFILKYILL; encoded by the coding sequence ATGTTAGAGAAGTTATTCAAGCTGAAAGAGAACAACACCACTGTAAAGACTGAGGTTCTCGCCGGTATTACGACGTTTATGACGATGGCGTATATCCTGGCGGTCAATCCGAGTATTCTTGCAGCGACGGGAATGGATCAGGGCGCCGTTTTTACCGCTACCGCACTTGCATCATTCCTTGGAACAGTATGTATGGCGCTTTTTGCGAATTATCCCTTCGCGCTTGCACCGGGCATGGGGCTGAATGCCTATTTTGCTTATACGGTCGTAATGGGATATGGGTATTCATGGCAGGTGGCCCTGGCAGCCGTATTCGTAGAAGGAGTGATCTTTATCGTCCTTTCTGTAACAAATGTGCGTGAAGCGATTTTTAATGCGATTCCGGCAAATTTAAAAGCGGCGGTCAGCGTTGGTATTGGTCTGTTCATCGCATTTATCGGACTCCAGAACGCTAAGATCGTGATCGGAGGCTCCACACTGCTTCAGTTATTCTCTTTGGACGAATATAATCAGGTAAATGGAGTAGAGGCAACGTTTAACGATGTTGGAATTACCGTGCTTTTGGCAATTATCGGCGTTATTATCACCGCGATCATGGTCGTGAAAAATATCAAAGGAAATATTCTCTGGGGTATTTTGATCACCTGGATCCTGGGAATTATCTGTCAGTTTGCGGGAATCTATGTACCGAACCCGGAATTGGGATTCTATGGACTCCTTCCGGATTTCAGCAGCGGTATTTCTATACCGAGTCTGGCACCGGTATTCTGTAAGATGGATTTCAGCAGCGTATTTTCACTGAATTTTGTAGTTGTTATTTTTGCATTCCTTTTTGTGGATCTGTTCGATACGATCGGAACGCTGATCGGTGTATCTTCAAAGGCGGGAATGCTGGATAAAGAAGGAAAACTTCCGAGAATCAAGGGAGCGCTTCTTGCAGATGCAGTTGCGACAACAGCAGGTGCAGCACTTGGTACTTCTACGACAACGACATTCGTAGAAAGTGCTTCCGGCGTAAGCGAGGGTGGACGTACCGGTCTGACCGCGATGACAACGGCGATCCTGTTTGGTCTGTCCTTGTTCCTGTCACCGATTTTCCTTGCAATTCCTTCCTTTGCAACGGCTCCGGCATTGATCGTAGTTGGCTTCTATATGTTCTCTAATGTGGTCAATATTAACTTTAACGATTTCAGCGAAGCGATTCCGTGCTATATCTGTATCGCGGCAATGCCGTTCTTTTATAGCATTTCCGAAGGAATTTCTATGGGAGTGATCTCTTATGTAGGAATCAACCTGCTGACAGGAAAAGTGAAAGATAAGAAAATCAGCGTACTGATGTATGTATTGGCAGTATTGTTCATTCTGAAATATATTCTGCTGTAA
- a CDS encoding DUF975 family protein has translation MMWNRVELKARGKAAFMKNYIACVVVALVAALFAGEAASGGTNLRFNFNNRNSNVGVEDYFGNNFDYSTGDDLDDFAEGYFDGIAESGLGRALLGWFSIWVIIISLIMIVVKILVGNVLEVGSARFFVLNQTGQPGIATILDGFKSGHYGNIAITLFLRDLYIGLWSLLFVIPGIIKSYEYLMVPYILAENPGMDRSEAFKISKQMMNGQKWAAFVMELSFLGWYLLGSICGLVSLFFTNPYREATFAEMYSYNKMMAYQQGYIR, from the coding sequence ATGATGTGGAACAGGGTAGAACTGAAGGCTAGAGGCAAAGCCGCTTTTATGAAAAACTATATCGCCTGTGTGGTAGTTGCTTTAGTGGCGGCACTTTTTGCAGGTGAAGCGGCGTCAGGCGGAACAAATCTGCGGTTTAATTTTAACAATAGGAATTCGAATGTGGGAGTAGAAGATTATTTTGGGAACAACTTCGACTATTCCACGGGTGACGACCTCGATGATTTTGCAGAGGGATATTTTGACGGGATTGCGGAATCCGGTTTAGGGAGAGCTCTGCTTGGCTGGTTCAGTATATGGGTCATAATTATAAGTTTGATTATGATAGTAGTGAAAATATTAGTGGGAAATGTGCTGGAAGTAGGAAGCGCGCGTTTCTTTGTACTCAACCAGACCGGACAGCCGGGAATTGCTACGATTTTGGACGGATTTAAGTCGGGACATTACGGGAATATCGCAATAACGCTGTTCCTCAGAGATCTCTACATTGGATTGTGGTCCCTGTTATTTGTGATTCCGGGAATCATTAAATCGTATGAATATCTGATGGTACCGTATATTCTGGCGGAGAATCCTGGCATGGACAGAAGCGAGGCGTTTAAGATCAGCAAGCAGATGATGAATGGTCAGAAGTGGGCAGCCTTTGTGATGGAACTGTCATTTTTAGGCTGGTATCTGTTGGGCTCGATATGCGGACTGGTGTCTCTGTTCTTTACGAATCCGTATCGGGAGGCCACCTTTGCGGAGATGTATTCCTATAATAAGATGATGGCTTACCAGCAAGGATATATCAGATAG
- a CDS encoding ABC transporter substrate-binding protein, translating into MKKRILSVMLAALLAVGVLPACSPKEETRTTQTPAETETTQENTPVSLTLNEVAHSIFYAPQYVAIEEGYFAEEGIDLTLVTGFGADKVMTAVLSGEADIGFMGSESSIYTYQEGANDVIVNFAQLTQRAGNFLVAREEMPDFTWEDLKGKDVLGGRKGGMPEMVFEYILKKNGLDPAKDLKINQSIDFGSTAAAFSGGQGEFTVEFEPGATALELEKAGYVVASLGVDSGYVPYTAYSAKSSFMDENPELIQKFTNALQKGMDYVQTHTPEEIAKVIAPQFKETDLDTITTIVKRYYDQDTWKENLIFEKDSFELLQDILESAGELKERVPYEELVTTKFAEEASR; encoded by the coding sequence ATGAAAAAGCGTATCTTATCTGTAATGCTGGCAGCCCTGCTCGCAGTGGGAGTTCTGCCGGCATGTTCACCAAAAGAAGAGACCAGGACCACACAGACGCCGGCAGAAACTGAAACCACGCAGGAGAACACCCCCGTTTCGCTCACTTTAAATGAGGTAGCCCATTCCATTTTCTATGCCCCGCAGTACGTTGCGATCGAGGAAGGATATTTCGCCGAGGAAGGGATCGACCTCACGCTCGTCACCGGATTTGGTGCTGACAAAGTCATGACCGCCGTCCTTTCCGGAGAGGCAGATATCGGTTTCATGGGAAGTGAATCTTCTATCTACACCTACCAGGAAGGTGCAAATGACGTCATCGTCAATTTCGCCCAGCTCACCCAGCGCGCCGGAAACTTTCTGGTAGCCCGGGAAGAAATGCCGGATTTTACCTGGGAAGACCTGAAAGGAAAAGATGTTCTCGGGGGTAGAAAAGGCGGTATGCCGGAAATGGTATTTGAATATATTTTGAAGAAAAACGGGCTGGACCCCGCTAAAGATCTTAAGATTAATCAGAGTATCGACTTTGGTTCGACCGCAGCCGCATTTTCCGGTGGGCAGGGCGAATTCACTGTCGAATTCGAACCTGGCGCCACCGCCCTGGAACTGGAAAAGGCCGGCTATGTTGTGGCCTCCCTCGGCGTGGATTCCGGCTATGTTCCCTATACTGCATACAGTGCAAAGAGCAGCTTCATGGATGAAAACCCGGAGCTGATCCAGAAGTTCACGAACGCTCTGCAAAAAGGCATGGACTATGTCCAGACCCACACGCCGGAAGAGATTGCTAAGGTCATTGCTCCGCAGTTCAAAGAAACCGACCTTGATACCATCACCACGATTGTAAAACGGTACTATGACCAGGACACCTGGAAAGAGAACCTCATTTTTGAAAAAGATAGCTTTGAACTTCTCCAGGATATTCTGGAAAGTGCCGGAGAGCTGAAAGAACGGGTTCCCTATGAAGAGCTTGTGACCACCAAATTCGCTGAAGAAGCGTCCAGATAA
- a CDS encoding class I adenylate-forming enzyme family protein, which translates to MPITDILEKNCRLYGDDVCLVEINPEMPETRRVTWKEYDLIEPVRASYFRREITWNVFNEKANRFANLLLERGIKKGDKVGILLMNCLEWLPIYFGILKTGAIAVPLNFRYSAEEIQYCVELAEVDILVFGPEFIGRVEEVADEISKHRLLYYVGDGCPGFAEDYTMHTANCSSQSPKIDITDEDYAAIYFSSGTTGFPKAILHTHMALMHSAKVEQNHHGQTKEDVFLCIPPLYHTGAKMHWFGSLLTGGKAVLLKGTNPEFILRAVSEEKCTIVWLLVPWAQDLLLALDRGEIKLDMYQLEQWRLMHIGAQPVPQSLIKHWKEYFPNHQYDTNYGLSESIGPGCVHLGVENIHKVGAIGKAGYGWETKIIDEKGEPVKQGETGELAVKGPGVMVCYYNDKKATDEVLHDGWLYTGDMAMEDEDGFIFLVDRKKDVIISGGENIYPVQIEDFLRTNEAILDVAVIGLPDTRLGEISAAIISLKPGYTCTEDDINAFCKKLPKYKRPRKIFFADVPRNATGKIEKPKLRERYGVSHLVQDQNRA; encoded by the coding sequence ATGCCTATTACAGATATTTTGGAGAAGAATTGCCGATTGTATGGTGATGATGTATGCTTAGTGGAGATTAACCCGGAGATGCCGGAGACGAGAAGGGTCACCTGGAAGGAATACGACCTGATCGAGCCGGTACGGGCTTCTTATTTCCGCAGAGAGATCACCTGGAACGTATTTAACGAGAAGGCGAATCGTTTTGCCAATCTTCTGCTTGAAAGAGGGATTAAAAAAGGCGACAAGGTGGGAATCCTGCTTATGAACTGCCTGGAATGGCTGCCGATTTATTTTGGTATTCTGAAGACAGGGGCGATCGCGGTACCGCTGAATTTCCGTTATTCGGCGGAGGAGATTCAGTATTGTGTGGAGCTGGCAGAAGTGGATATCCTGGTGTTCGGACCGGAGTTCATCGGACGTGTGGAAGAGGTGGCAGATGAGATCAGCAAGCACCGTCTACTTTACTATGTGGGGGACGGTTGCCCGGGATTTGCGGAGGATTACACGATGCACACGGCGAATTGCTCCAGCCAGTCGCCGAAGATCGATATTACCGATGAGGATTATGCAGCCATCTATTTCTCCTCCGGAACAACAGGATTTCCGAAGGCAATCTTGCATACGCATATGGCCCTGATGCACTCGGCAAAGGTGGAGCAGAATCATCACGGACAGACAAAAGAGGACGTATTTTTGTGTATTCCGCCTCTGTATCATACAGGAGCGAAGATGCACTGGTTCGGAAGCCTTCTGACTGGCGGAAAGGCTGTGCTTTTAAAGGGAACCAACCCGGAATTCATACTGCGGGCGGTGTCGGAAGAGAAATGTACGATCGTCTGGCTTTTAGTACCGTGGGCGCAGGATCTGCTCCTTGCGCTGGATCGCGGTGAGATCAAGCTGGATATGTATCAGCTTGAGCAGTGGAGGCTCATGCACATCGGTGCGCAGCCGGTTCCGCAGAGTCTGATCAAGCATTGGAAGGAATATTTCCCGAACCACCAGTATGATACCAACTATGGTCTTAGCGAATCGATCGGACCAGGCTGTGTCCATCTGGGCGTGGAGAATATTCACAAAGTGGGAGCAATCGGTAAGGCCGGCTATGGCTGGGAGACCAAGATCATTGATGAGAAGGGTGAGCCCGTGAAGCAAGGTGAGACGGGAGAACTTGCGGTCAAAGGACCGGGTGTCATGGTCTGCTATTATAATGACAAGAAAGCGACAGATGAGGTGCTTCATGACGGGTGGCTCTATACCGGAGATATGGCTATGGAAGACGAGGACGGGTTCATTTTCCTTGTGGATAGAAAGAAAGATGTCATCATCAGTGGTGGTGAGAATATTTATCCGGTCCAGATTGAGGATTTCCTGCGCACGAATGAGGCGATACTGGACGTAGCAGTGATCGGGCTTCCGGATACCCGTCTGGGCGAGATCTCAGCGGCGATTATTTCTCTGAAGCCGGGATATACCTGCACGGAAGATGATATTAACGCATTTTGCAAGAA